One segment of Antennarius striatus isolate MH-2024 chromosome 5, ASM4005453v1, whole genome shotgun sequence DNA contains the following:
- the arhgef25b gene encoding rho guanine nucleotide exchange factor 25 has product MRGGHHQGGCGCHNLFRKLLNKCGCCFVRVGAVESYSVAGTDGSIPPSASSVPHQASGTSSPCSHSSSGGPRHPVSALKKWLSNPVRKLSSDSRAGVAKVEKQMCMPEKRQLPLLASHCEPRPRPLEPQDNYTILASADTEWKDSQLSPLAVPPTQTSCEGNISEAVQSNDTKSLSQRSSINTLQGQEGCPVTADSGSQWSAAMESEEERNIALEKSIYVLTELLETERLYVEDLGLIVQGYMATMTNQGVPEDMKEKNRIVFGNIHQIYDWHKDYFLGELENCVGDPDSLAQLFIKHERRLHMYVVYCQNKPKSEHIVSEYIETYFEDLRQQLGHRLQLNDLLIKPVQRIMKYQLLLKDFLKYYSKAGRDVEELQRAVEVMCFVPKRCNDMMNVGRLQGFEGKITAQGKLLQQDTFSVSEQESGLLSKAKERRVFLFEQLVIFSEPIDKKKGFSLPGYTFKNSIKVSCLGVEEHSEEDPCCLVLTSRRPDSSVMRFMMQASSPEIRQAWFDDVVQILETQRNFLNALQSPIEYQRRESKSSSLGLNTPHSSASMDRRQQSCQLPHNISLPSLHLPQHSPASKTVSNPCVATSRATHPPLPSHQQLSLCTAVRDTCGTFNGLAPSSQHSVQDVTPSIQATTLNRSRSHSAHQPNNKK; this is encoded by the exons ATGAGAGGGGGTCACCACCAGGGAGGGTGTGGGTGTCACAACCTGTTCAGAAAACTGCTCAACAAATGTGGATGCTGCTTTGTTCGAGTTGGAG CGGTAGAGTCATACTCTGTAGCGGGCACTGACGGCAGCATCCCCCCATCAGCGAGCTCTGTGCCCCACCAGGCCTCAGGCACCTCCAGCCCCTGCTCACACTCCTCGTCTGGAGGACCACGGCACCCTGTCAGCGCCCTCAAGAAATGGCTCTCCAACCCTGTCCGCAAGCTGAGCTCTGATTCCAGAGCAGGAGTTGCAAAAGTTGAGAAGCAGATGTGCATGCCAGAGAAGAGGCAGTTGCCATTGCTCGCGTCACACTGTGAACCTCGGCCGAGGCCTCTGGAACCACAGGACAACTACACCATCCTGGCTTCTGCAGACACG GAGTGGAAAGACAGTCAACTGAGTCCATTAGCTGTCCCCCCCACACAGACGTCCTGTGAGGGCAACATATCAGAGGCTGTGCAAAGCAACGACACAAAAAGTCTG agtcAAAGATCTAGCATCAACACTCTCCAAGGGCAGGAAGGCTGTCCTGTGACTGCTGACTCAGGCAGCCAGTGGTCTGCTGCAATGGAGAGCGAAGAGGAGCGAAACATTGCCTTAGAGAAGAGCAT ATACGTGCTGACAGAGCTGTTGGAGACAGAGAGGCTGTATGTGGAAGATCTTGGACTCATAGTGCAG ggctACATGGCCACAATGACCAATCAGGGAGTTCCTGAGGATATGAAAGAGAAGAACAGGATTGTGTTTGGAAACATCCACCAGATCTATGACTGGCACAAGGA TTATTTCCTGGGAGAGCTGGAGAATTGTGTGGGTGATCCAGACAGCCTGGCCCAGCTCTTTATCAAACAT GAACGCCGGCTTCATATGTATGTCGTTTACTGTCAGAACAAACCCAAATCTGAGCACATTGTCTCCGAGTACATTGAGACTTACTTTGAG GATCTCAGGCAGCAGTTGGGTCACAGGCTGCAGCTCAACGATCTGCTCATCAAGCCTGTTCAGAGAATCATGAAGtatcagctgctgctgaag GATTTCTTGAAATACTACAGCAAAGCTGGAAGAGACGTTGAGGAGTTGCAG CGGGCAGTGGAGGTGATGTGTTTTGTGCCAAAGCGTTGTAATGATATGATGAATGTGGGCCGACTTCAAGGTTTCGAG GGGAAAATCACAGCTCAGGGAAAGCTTCTCCAGCAGGATACCTTCTCTGTCAGTGAGCAGGAAAGCGGCCTCCTGTCCAAAGCCAAGGAGAGGCGGGTTTTTCTGTTTGAGCAGCTGGTCATTTTCAGTGAGCCCATCGATAAGAAAAAAGGATTCTCTTTGCCAGgctacacatttaaaaacagcatTAAG GTCAGCTGTTTAGGTGTAGAAGAACACTCTGAGGAAGATCCATGCTGTCTCGTCCTGACCTCCCGCAGGCCTGACAGCAGTGTGATGCGCTTCATGATGCAGGCATCATCTCCAGAAATACGGCAAGCTTGGTTTGATGACGTGGTCCAGATCTTAGAGACTCAAAGGAACTTCCTTAATG CCCTTCAGTCTCCAATAGAGTATCAACGCAGGGAAAGTAAATCAAGCAGCCTGGGTTTGAACACTCCACACTCGTCTGCATCGATGGACCGGCGTCAGCAGTCCTGCCAGCTGCCTCACAACATCTCCCTTCCTTCTTTGCATCTTCCACAACACAGCCCAGCCTCAAAGACG GTTTCTAATCCTTGCGTTGCCACATCTCGAGCAACTCATCCTCCACTTCCCTCCCATCAACAACTCAGTTTGTGCACAGCAGTAAGAGACACCTGTGGGACGTTCAATGGCCTGGCCCCCAGCAGCCAGCATAGCGTACAG GATGTGACCCCCAGCATCCAGGCAACCACCTTAAATCGCAGTAGAAGCCATTCGGCACATCAACCTAACAACAAAAAGTGA
- the LOC137594877 gene encoding activin receptor type-1B-like produces MANFRIPVAVAAVAGVLFGTSGALRCNCTTAPCERTGSQCETDGACMASTSFINGQEQHIRICISQDKLEPPGQPFYCRSAEGLLNIHCCYTDYCNSIDLQVPSVTTQSGLQGGYGPGGTWGLVELAAVIAGPLVLLCTLLLVAVFLYQFHQRAYSHRQRLEVEDPSCDNLCLAKDKSLRDLIYDLSTSGSGSGLPLFVQRTVARTIVLQEIIGKGRFGEVWRGRWRGGDVAVKIFSSREERSWFREAEIYQTIMLRHENILGFIAADNKDNGTWTQLWLVSDYHEHGSLFDYLNRYSVTTEGMIKLALSAASGLAHLHMEILGTQGKPGIAHRDLKSKNILVKKNCTCAIADLGLAVRHDSATDTIDIAPNQRVGTKRYMAPEVLDETINMRHFDSFKCADIYALGLVYWEIARRCNSGGILEEYQLPYYELVPSDPSIEEMRKLVCDQKLRPNIPNWWQSYEALRVMGKIMRECWYANEAARLTALRIKKTLSQLSVQEDIKV; encoded by the exons ATGGCTAACTTCCGGATCCCGGTAGCCGTGGCGGCCGTGGCGGGGGTTCTGTTCGGGACCAGTGGAG CACTAAGGTGTAACTGCACCACGGCCCCATGTGAAAGAACCGGCTCCCAGTGTGAGACCGATGGAGCCTGCATGGCCTCCACCTCCTTCATCAACGGTCAAGAGCAGCACATCCGAATCTGCATCTCACAGGACAAACTTGAACCCCCTGGACAACCATTTTACTGCCGCAGTGCAGAGGGCCTGCTCAACATCCATTGCTGTTATACCGACTACTGCAACAGCATTGACCTTCAAGTACCCTCAG TTACAACTCAGTCAGGACTTCAGGGAGGCTATGGTCCTGGTGGGACATGGGGACTGGTGGAACTTGCAGCTGTGATTGCAGGGCCTCTGGTGCTGCTGTGCACGCTGCTGCTGGTGGCTGTGTTCCTGTATCAGTTCCACCAGAGGGCTTACAGCCACAGGCAAAGGCTGGAAGTGGAGGACCCCTCCTGTGACAACCTCTGCCTCGCAAAAGACAAGAGCTTGCGTGACCTCATATATGATCTGTCCACATCTGGGTCAGGTTCTG GTCTCCCTCTGTTTGTCCAGCGGACCGTGGCCCGAACAATCGTTCTCCAAGAAATCATTGGCAAGGGGCGCTTCGGGGAAGTATGGAGAGGTCGTTGGAGAGGTGGGGATGTGGCAGTAAAGATCTTCTCATCCAGAGAGGAGCGCTCCTGGTTCCGTGAGGCTGAAATATATCAGACCATCATGCTACGCCATGAAAACATCTTAGGATTTATAGCTGCTGACAATAAAG ACAATGGCACTTGGACCCAGCTGTGGTTGGTATCAGACTACCATGAGCACGGCTCTCTGTTCGATTACCTGAACCGCTACTCTGTCACCACTGAGGGAATGATTAAGCTAGCATTGTCAGCTGCCAGCGGACTTGCACATTTGCACATGGAGATTCTTGGAACGCAAG GAAAGCCAGGCATCGCCCACAGAGACCTAAAGTCTAAGAACATCCTTGTGAAGAAGAACTGCACCTGTGCCATTGCTGACCTGGGCTTGGCTGTCCGTCATGATTCTGCCACAGACACTATTGACATTGCACCCAATCAAAGAGTTGGCACCAAGAG GTACATGGCTCCAGAGGTTCTGGATGAGACTATTAACATGAGACACTTTGATTCATTCAAATGTGCTGACATCTATGCTCTGGGGCTTGTCTACTGGGAGATTGCACGCCGCTGTAATAGTGGAG GGATTCTTGAAGAGTACCAACTGCCCTACTATGAGTTAGTACCGTCTGATCCTTCAATAGAGGAGATGCGAAAGTTGGTGTGTGACCAGAAGCTACGTCCCAACATACCAAATTGGTGGCAGAGCTACGAG GCTTTGCGGGTTATGGGCAAAATCATGAGGGAATGTTGGTACGCTAACGAAGCTGCCCGCTTGACAGCTCTGCGGATTAAAAAGACCCTGTCCCAGCTCAGCGTTCAAGAGGACATAAAAGTCTAA
- the ankrd33ab gene encoding photoreceptor ankyrin repeat protein, with product MKMATVADDPHLGRSPDEDDSSLSESDSDSDSILSDDSVLPDYIPGIRNGGEGLTLYQACARNDVVSLLRVLERGVTKEEVMELDINGWNGLMVACCKGFVDIVYGLQNCPFIDINHQDNEGNTALMIASQAGHVNTVMYLLNYFSGIDTEVRDCRGFTAFIKAAMTGRNDVVATLAMAGADIHAVDSSRGKCARDWALKTGRYETLHRLRRLKLRPRAEQFCESYVPEWPELKERVAIATAEKSAREKISQRIKNTFAFRFPRDPEDNGCLDHMVRITTSVHSPLISIGCRPLCPTSPPEMGKRRLAVPELMKKHPHNELEESSVCHSIGSVSHIIPTVHSAESINTTCCAETERRGSILSLASTKVASTFIPRSMARRNSVFPSGCIPKISVNRPSEATPKKEKKKKKMEKGFLEPPKWKYKEMREDRKKEKKAEKDKVDQQKPEKRKSEKKNKK from the exons ATGAAGATGGCCACTGTAGCCGATGACCCTCATCTGGGCCGGAGTCCAGATGAGGATGACTCGTCTCTGTCCGAGAGTGATTCAGATTCAGACAGCATCCTCTCTGATGACTCGGTGCTCCCAGACTACATCCCGGGAATAAGAAATGGGGGTGAAGGATTAACACTGTATCAAGCATGTGCCCGTAATGACGTTGTGTCTCTGTTGAGAGTTCTGGAGAGAGGGGTTACAAAAGAGGAGGTCATGGAGCTGGACATCAATGGCTGG AATGGCTTGATGGTGGCTTGCTGCAAAGGTTTTGTGGACATTGTGTATGGGCTTCAAAACTGTCCCTTTATAGACATAAATCACCAAGACAATGAAGGCAACACTGCTCTTATGATTGCATCCCAAGCAG GTCACGTTAACACAGTCATGTATCTCCTCAACTACTTTTCCGGTATCGACACTGAAGTAAGGGATTGTCGAGGGTTCACAGCATTCATCAAAGCTGCTATGACTGGCCGTAATGATGTGGTCGCCACCCTCGCTATGGCTG GGGCGGACATACATGCAGTAGACTCCTCAAGAGGAAAATGTGCTCGGGATTGGGCGCTGAAAACAGGACGTTATGAGACCCTACACCGTCTCCGCCGCCTGAAACTGCGACCAAGAGCTGAGCAGTTCTGTGAGAGTTACGTCCCTGAGTGGCCTGAGCTCAAGGAGAGGGTGGCCATTGCCACAGCTGAGAAAAGTGCCAGGGAGAAAATATCTCAGCGCatcaaaaatacatttgcatttaGATTTCCTCGTGACCCAGAGGACAATGGATGCTTGGACCACATGGTGCGTATCACCACTAGTGTCCACAGTCCCCTTATTTCAATTGGATGCCGTCCACTCTGCCCTACAAGCCCTCCTGAAATGGGAAAACGACGTCTGGCTGTGCCAGAACTGATGAAGAAACACCCACATAACGAATTAGAAGAGAGCTCAGTGTGCCACAGCATCGGCTCAGTTTCACACATCATTCCAACAGTCCACTCTGCCGAGTCCATCAATACAACATGCTGTGCGGAGACTGAGCGGAGAGGCAGCATCCTCTCCTTGGCTTCGACCAAAGTGGCATCAACATTTATTCCACGCAGCATGGCAAGAAGGAACAGTGTGTTCCCCTCTGGCTGCATCCCCAAGATCAGTGTCAACAGACCTTCAGAAGCAACgccaaagaaagaaaagaagaagaagaagatggaaaaGGGCTTTCTGGAACCACCCAAGTGGAAATATAAAGAGATGAGGGAAGacagaaagaaggagaagaaagctGAGAAAGACAAGGTAGACCAACAGAAACCAGAGAAAAGGAAaagtgaaaagaagaacaaaaagtaA